In Streptomyces sp. NBC_01707, a genomic segment contains:
- a CDS encoding S1 family peptidase, with protein MRRTTVLRTGLSAILLLGAWATAGIAPASAADAPSAASATASGFTPASTAKAPASAGLLSAMQKDLGLTASQAKARLAAERTATAVQGKARRAAGPAYGGSWFDPATGRLTVAVTSDQKAGAVRATGAAVKLVAHSARQLDAAKAQLDALSAPDGVAGWHVDPKASRVVVNVVASSEDDNDVRAFVEQARKAGPVLVRRTSEAPKTFSAGTVGGDPYYTGNVRCSIGFSVYGGFVTAGHCGQAGAGVSGWDGSYIGNFQGSSFPGDDYAWVSVGNGWWTVPVVLGWGTVSDQLVRGSAEAPIGASICRSGSTSHWHCGNVLATNETVNYSQGAVYQMTKTSVCAEPGDSGGSFISGDQAQGVTSGGWGNCSSGGETWHQPINEILNRYGLTLHTA; from the coding sequence TTGAGACGTACGACAGTGTTACGCACCGGTCTGTCCGCCATACTTCTGCTCGGAGCCTGGGCGACGGCCGGCATCGCCCCCGCCTCCGCTGCGGATGCCCCTTCCGCGGCATCCGCGACCGCCTCCGGCTTCACCCCCGCTTCCACCGCCAAGGCGCCGGCCTCGGCCGGCCTGCTGTCCGCGATGCAGAAGGACCTCGGCCTGACGGCGAGTCAGGCAAAGGCGCGCCTGGCCGCCGAGAGGACGGCAACGGCCGTACAGGGAAAGGCCCGACGGGCGGCAGGACCGGCGTACGGCGGTTCCTGGTTCGATCCGGCAACGGGCAGGCTCACGGTCGCAGTCACCAGTGACCAGAAGGCCGGTGCCGTACGCGCGACGGGTGCGGCAGTCAAGCTGGTGGCCCACAGCGCTCGTCAGCTCGATGCCGCCAAGGCGCAGCTCGACGCGCTTTCCGCGCCCGACGGTGTCGCCGGCTGGCACGTCGACCCGAAGGCCAGCCGGGTCGTGGTGAACGTCGTTGCTTCGTCGGAGGATGACAACGATGTCCGCGCGTTCGTCGAGCAGGCCCGCAAGGCCGGACCGGTGCTCGTGCGGCGGACCTCCGAAGCACCGAAGACCTTCTCCGCCGGGACGGTCGGCGGCGACCCGTACTACACGGGCAACGTGCGGTGTTCCATCGGCTTCTCGGTGTACGGCGGTTTCGTCACGGCCGGCCACTGCGGCCAGGCGGGCGCCGGCGTCAGCGGATGGGACGGCTCGTACATCGGCAACTTCCAAGGGTCCTCCTTCCCGGGCGACGACTATGCCTGGGTCAGCGTGGGCAACGGCTGGTGGACCGTGCCGGTGGTCCTCGGCTGGGGCACCGTCTCCGACCAGTTGGTCCGCGGTTCCGCGGAGGCTCCCATCGGTGCCTCCATCTGCCGCTCCGGCTCCACGTCCCACTGGCACTGCGGGAATGTGCTGGCGACGAACGAGACCGTCAACTACAGCCAGGGCGCCGTGTATCAGATGACCAAGACGAGCGTGTGCGCCGAGCCGGGCGACTCGGGCGGCTCGTTCATCAGCGGCGACCAGGCGCAAGGCGTCACTTCGGGCGGCTGGGGTAACTGCAGCAGCGGCGGTGAGACCTGGCACCAGCCGATCAACGAGATCCTCAACCGGTACGGGCTGACGCTGCACACGGCCTGA
- the mmsB gene encoding multiple monosaccharide ABC transporter permease, which translates to MAQAPTETPQRPTPATAAVPATTGTLLLDAARRNMRQYGMLIALGLIVVLFEIWTDGVLLKPNNVTNLVLQNSYILVLAIGMMIVIIAGHIDLSVGSLAAFVSAACAVMMVEQDVPWVLALVLALVVGAVAGAWQGFWIAYVGIPSFIVTLAGMLLFRGGTQILLGSRSLGPFPEGFQKISTGYLPEVGPHTNYHNLTLLMGLALLAFALIQEVRDRRRQQRYGLDVLPRNLFLAKCVAMGAAVLAFTMTLASYRGVPVVLLLLAVLLIGFGYVMRNAIVGRHVYALGGNRAAAKLSGVKDQRVTFLVFVNMGVLAALAGVVYAARLNAGVPQAGTNFELEAIAAAFIGGASMSGGVGTVFGAIIGGLVLGVLNNGMSLVGVGTDYQQVIKGFVLLAAVGFDVYNKRKAGS; encoded by the coding sequence ATGGCCCAGGCCCCCACCGAGACACCGCAGCGCCCGACGCCGGCCACAGCGGCAGTGCCCGCGACCACCGGCACCCTCCTGCTGGACGCGGCCCGCCGCAACATGCGCCAGTACGGGATGCTCATCGCCCTCGGACTGATCGTCGTGCTCTTCGAGATCTGGACCGACGGCGTCCTTCTCAAGCCCAACAACGTCACCAATCTGGTGCTCCAGAACAGCTACATCCTCGTCCTGGCCATCGGCATGATGATCGTCATCATCGCAGGCCACATCGATCTGTCGGTCGGCTCGCTGGCCGCCTTCGTCTCGGCCGCCTGCGCCGTGATGATGGTCGAACAGGATGTGCCATGGGTCCTCGCCCTGGTCCTGGCCCTCGTCGTCGGAGCGGTCGCCGGAGCGTGGCAGGGCTTCTGGATCGCGTACGTCGGAATCCCGTCGTTCATCGTCACGCTGGCCGGGATGCTGCTCTTCCGCGGCGGTACCCAGATCCTCCTCGGCAGCCGTTCGCTCGGCCCGTTCCCCGAAGGCTTCCAGAAGATATCCACCGGCTACCTCCCGGAGGTCGGTCCGCACACCAACTATCACAATCTCACCCTCCTCATGGGGCTCGCGCTCCTGGCCTTCGCCCTGATCCAGGAGGTCCGCGACCGGCGACGGCAACAGCGGTACGGACTCGACGTCCTGCCCAGGAACCTCTTCCTCGCCAAGTGCGTGGCCATGGGCGCGGCGGTCCTCGCCTTCACGATGACCCTGGCCAGCTACCGAGGCGTCCCGGTCGTCCTGCTCCTCCTCGCCGTACTGCTCATTGGCTTCGGCTACGTCATGCGCAACGCGATCGTCGGACGCCACGTGTACGCGCTCGGTGGCAACCGGGCAGCAGCGAAGCTGTCCGGGGTGAAGGACCAGCGCGTCACCTTCCTGGTCTTCGTGAACATGGGGGTGCTCGCCGCCCTCGCCGGTGTCGTCTACGCGGCCCGCCTCAATGCAGGCGTCCCTCAGGCCGGAACCAACTTCGAACTGGAGGCCATCGCCGCCGCGTTCATCGGCGGCGCCTCGATGAGCGGCGGCGTCGGCACGGTCTTCGGCGCCATCATCGGCGGGCTGGTGCTCGGTGTACTCAACAACGGGATGTCGCTGGTAGGCGTCGGCACCGACTACCAGCAGGTCATCAAGGGTTTCGTCCTCCTTGCCGCGGTCGGGTTCGACGTCTACAACAAGCGCAAGGCCGGCTCCTGA